GTCCACCGTCCTGGTCTTCCATGGCAAATACGGCGTTGATAATCAGATTCAACAGTACCTGCTGGATACGCCGGGGATCCATACGCCCTTCAATATCATCTGGAACGTTGATTTCCAGGTCGATATCCGAAGGAATGTCCCCTGTAATCAGGTGCATGGTGTTGCTTACCAGCTTTTTAAACACAACCGGTTCGACGCTGAAATCGCTTTGCCTGGAGAAATCAAGCAGGGCCCGGATAATTTCCTTTGACCGGTTAATCTCCTGTTCAACATTGTTCAGAAGCGTTTTTTTATAATTAATATCAGGATCTTCAATTTCCTCCTGGATAATCTGGACGCTGGTGGAAATATTGTTCAACGGATTGTTTAGTTCATGGGCAACCCCGGAGGTAAGCGTTCCCAACGAGGACATTTTTTCGGCCTGAATGAGCTGGGTTTTACGGCGATCCAGTTCTTCAATCATGTCATTCAGGCTCACAGCCAAAGACTCAAACTCGTCCCCGGTCTTTATTGCCGGAATTTTATCGTAATCGCCTTTGGCAATGTGTTTAATGCCGGTTTCAATGGCCTTTAGGGGGCGGTTAAGCTTTATGACCAGAAAAATGGTGGCCACTACAGTAAGAATAAACAATAAGAACAGGGAAATCATCAAGTATTCCCTGGACCTGTCCAGCAGTTTAAACACCTTTTTCTTCTCTGTTTTCACCACCTCTTCAATATCAGTCGTCAGTTCTCTTCCCAGCTGGGTCACCGTATTTTCAATCTGTAAAGACAGCTTAGAAGAGACTGTACCACTTTTATACAAGGTTAACAGGTTTTTCATGTTGGTGCGATAAGCATTGATGGCCTGGCTGCGGTGCTGAAAAGATGGGTCCGTTACCACAAGATCAGAGAACTCTTTTTCAATATGCGCCTGCTTTTCATCAATTTTGCCGATGTATGACAATGCCAGGGACAGATCCTTAAGATCCTTTCTTAAAAAAAAGTTTTTCTCGTAACGCCGGGCCTCCAGAACCGTATCCAACAGGTCCCGTTTCTTTTCAATAAGCACCAGTGTGTTTAATACCGTGGAATTGCTGTAGTGGTTCATGAACCAGATAATGCTGTTCACCACCATAAAAACCAGAAAAAGGAATGAAATTTTATGTCTGAGACTAAAACGCATAATCAACTTATATATATGTTCTCTAAGGGAAACAAGGTTATAGCCGGTTTAATCTTTATCACCTTACAATAAGTGATACAATAAACGGGCCGACCGGACATAAGTTCATCCGATCGGCCCGGGGAATACCATGGTGATTTAAGTTTTAAGAAATGCCGTAGAAAAAATAGATTACTGCCAACTCCACAGCAAGAAACAATATGGTCATCACAGCACCGGCCTTGGCGTAGTCAATGGTCCTGTAGCCACCCGGCCGCATAATCAGGGCATTGACCTGATGGGTGGGCAGTACAAATGTATTGGATGCTGAAATACCCACAACAAGCGCAGCCATTCTCGGATCGGCCCCGGCCATCACGGCCATGTTCATACACAGGGGTACCAGAAGCACCGTGGCCCCTACATTGGAGATCACCAGTGTGAAAAAGGATGCCATGATCCCCACAACCGCCAGAAGAACTATAGGCGTGGGTGTCCCGATCAGACTGAGCACCGTGTGGGCAATGAATCCGGCCGTACCTGTTTTTTCAAAGGCAATACCCAGGGGGATAAGTCCTGCCAGAAGAAACACCGTCATCCAGTCTACGGACTGATAGGCTTCGTCAACAGTGAGCACCCCGGTAATGATCATGCCCAGCGCCCCGGACATAAGTGCCACGGACAGCTGGATTTTTAATACCACGATCTGAAAAAGGGCAAGTGCAAGCCATCCCACAGCCAGCATTGCTTTTTGGGGACGCAGGATTTCACCTTCCAGTTTAGAGGCAAACACCAGAGATCTGGGTTTGGGCCTGTTCATCAGAATATGAAATTTTTCCCATGGTCCCTGGAGCAACAGTGTGTCTCCCATGGCCAGCCGGATATTTGTCAGCCCGGAATAATATTTACGATTATCCTTGAACAACACCAGAGGATTGAGTCCGTACATCTCCTTGAAATTAACCTCGTTCAAAGTTTTGCCGATGAGTTCGGATCTTGGCGCCACAACAACTTCGGCCATGCCCGCATTGGTATTGGCCAAAAACTCTGCAAAGGTTTCAAGGGCAGGCTTGATCTCCCAGCCATACTCCTTGGCAAGTTGCTCAATATTTTCCCTTTTGCCGACCACGGCAATATCATCGCCGTTGTTTATACCCTCATAACTGCGGGGTACATGGTTGGTGGTCCGAGTGGAGGGAGAAGATATGCCGATGACCGTAACAAGAAACCGGGGACGAATATTTAGATCGTCCAGAAGGCCGGTGGTACCGGCACCTTCGGGGACGTGCATCTCAACCAGGCTGTTGACACCCTGATACTCGTTAATAAGCACATCTGTGGCGCCTTTACCGGAATCGCCGCTTGCGTTGGGAAGAATTAAGCGACCAAAAATCAAAAAGTACAAAAGCGCTGTAATCAACAGACAAACACCGATGGGTGTCTGGGTGAACAACCCGAACGGTTCAAGCTTTTCACCGCCCAGCACCATCAGGTCATTGAGCAAAATGGTCGGGCTTGCACCCACCAGGGTAAGCGTTCCGCCGATAATGGCGCAAAACCCCATGGGCATCAGGATGCGTGAGGTGGGAATCCCCACCCGTTTGGAGATTCTCTGGGTAGCGGGTAAGAACAGTGCTGCAGCCCCGATGTTCTGCATCATACTTGAGATAATGCCCACGGTGCTTGACACCAGAAGCATAATCTTTGCTTCGCTTTTGCCAGCCAGAGCCAGGATTGGCTTGGCCACCTTATTCATAACGCCGGTTTTATCCAAACCCGCACCAATGATAATTACGGCAATAATCGAACAAACTGCATTGGAACTTAGGCCCACAAAGGCTTCTTTAGGAGAGATCAGTCCTATCAGAGGGAGAAGGACCATCATCATTATCCCGACCACATCCACCCGCACCCACTCGAACACAAAGAGGCAGATAACAAAGACCAGGATGATCATGGTCATAATCATATCAGGTGTCATTCTAAAAAACACTCCATTGAAAAATTAACTATTTTAAATGCCGGTACTATTCTGCTTCTTCATTTCTGTAGATAAAGCACAGCACTGCTGTAAACAAAACGATACAAAGACCAATGATAAAATGAGCATCCATGAGAGCAATCCTCCTAATTCACTGAATAAACGCAAAGCCGCTGGGCAATCCGGTCCTGATTAACGGCAGCATCTCTTATCGCAGCAGGGCGTTTGTTCTCGGAAATAATAAATTCAATGTGCCCACACTCCTTGGTGATATCAGAAATGGCATGGTCCACATCTGCCTGGCTTGTGGTATGGGCAAATTTCAGCCCCAGTTCTTCAGCCTTTGCCTCAAACGGTGTCACATTCTTTGCCGCCGTCTCTTTAAAATCGGCATACAGCTCTTCCTGGGTGGTGGAAAAAAATGAGGTCACGTCATGGGTTAGATTGGCTGCATTTACTGCAATGATGCCATAATCCATACGTTTGGCCATATCCAGGGCATACTCAACCATATCATCGGAAAACCGGCTTTCAAGGGTGGCAACCACCAGGTTTTTCCCCTCGTTTTCCTTGCACAGCATGCACTGATCGCTATCTGTACCCGCATTATTGCTCTCGCAATGCTGGGAAAATTTAATAGGTTTTTCTGCATTACCATTTTTTTTGCCAAGGTTTAATATTCTGTTAAAAAACTGCATACGCGACTATCCTCCTTATAAATGTGTTGGGTTTATCATCGTTGTCGGCAAATAATGAGCAAGTTGCATACCAGGTCTCCCAAGATAGGCGAACAGCCTACATAGCAGGGCTTCTCACAGGCTTTGGGCCAATCCTGCGACACCATTTGTGTTGCATAATGCAATAATTTTTCAAATTATTAATAAGGGCCTTGTTTCGCGGACATTTACGGACATTGCAATTGTCAATACAGGTGTTGCGTAATGAAACGATTCACACCGGAATCTTGTGTTACTTCTGTTGGGGATGATGGGGAAACAGCCATGGACTGAACGGGTCTATCGACACTGAGGCCCAGCCCACAACGAATGCTAAAAGATCTTTGTCAGTTACGCAGGCTTTATTTTAAAACCCTTATCACATCATTTTTTT
Above is a window of uncultured Desulfobacter sp. DNA encoding:
- a CDS encoding HAMP domain-containing sensor histidine kinase; translation: MNHYSNSTVLNTLVLIEKKRDLLDTVLEARRYEKNFFLRKDLKDLSLALSYIGKIDEKQAHIEKEFSDLVVTDPSFQHRSQAINAYRTNMKNLLTLYKSGTVSSKLSLQIENTVTQLGRELTTDIEEVVKTEKKKVFKLLDRSREYLMISLFLLFILTVVATIFLVIKLNRPLKAIETGIKHIAKGDYDKIPAIKTGDEFESLAVSLNDMIEELDRRKTQLIQAEKMSSLGTLTSGVAHELNNPLNNISTSVQIIQEEIEDPDINYKKTLLNNVEQEINRSKEIIRALLDFSRQSDFSVEPVVFKKLVSNTMHLITGDIPSDIDLEINVPDDIEGRMDPRRIQQVLLNLIINAVFAMEDQDGGHLTISAFKDDPTHAFVFTVQDTGQGIKEEHLAKIFDPFFTTREVGKGSGLGLSIIHGIVEQHGGTINVDSSIGQGTIFTVSLPD
- a CDS encoding SLC13 family permease yields the protein MTPDMIMTMIILVFVICLFVFEWVRVDVVGIMMMVLLPLIGLISPKEAFVGLSSNAVCSIIAVIIIGAGLDKTGVMNKVAKPILALAGKSEAKIMLLVSSTVGIISSMMQNIGAAALFLPATQRISKRVGIPTSRILMPMGFCAIIGGTLTLVGASPTILLNDLMVLGGEKLEPFGLFTQTPIGVCLLITALLYFLIFGRLILPNASGDSGKGATDVLINEYQGVNSLVEMHVPEGAGTTGLLDDLNIRPRFLVTVIGISSPSTRTTNHVPRSYEGINNGDDIAVVGKRENIEQLAKEYGWEIKPALETFAEFLANTNAGMAEVVVAPRSELIGKTLNEVNFKEMYGLNPLVLFKDNRKYYSGLTNIRLAMGDTLLLQGPWEKFHILMNRPKPRSLVFASKLEGEILRPQKAMLAVGWLALALFQIVVLKIQLSVALMSGALGMIITGVLTVDEAYQSVDWMTVFLLAGLIPLGIAFEKTGTAGFIAHTVLSLIGTPTPIVLLAVVGIMASFFTLVISNVGATVLLVPLCMNMAVMAGADPRMAALVVGISASNTFVLPTHQVNALIMRPGGYRTIDYAKAGAVMTILFLAVELAVIYFFYGIS